One genomic window of Bactrocera dorsalis isolate Fly_Bdor chromosome 4, ASM2337382v1, whole genome shotgun sequence includes the following:
- the LOC105233113 gene encoding uncharacterized protein LOC105233113 isoform X3, which produces MFLIKRVYYSEIMKKMDSWLKQTILSDNQDLSTICFKLLSWLDTEFCGTMTYKHIETILTSAVFVDIIFEMMGEELTKDLMEKYAHHRLFLKDHCKRLSEVGVTLKSAANILATPDGYKYIFTVENLLKHLLTEVNLIYNNSMVSPKIISNDNSKYKMHLIVERIFQLPPKNIDISVDRMLSHCDFSLIGHIFLEDTNNLHISKYKILEYKICTKIAKGNISPSFIKSMYVTASSSLKGNNFLKSCLRNDVFGTSLIEFFILFFENIEREGYNMTVNSQHNLSDIIFLVHCALCSNTPSISQLSNTIRTNETVAKLIKKSFFIYY; this is translated from the exons atgtttttgataaaacgtGTTTATTATTCAGAGATAAT GAAAAAAATGGATTCCTGGCTTAAACAAACCATATTATCAGACAATCAGGATTTATCAACCATTTGCTTCAAATTGCTCAGCTGGTTGGATACCGAGTTTTGTGGCACAATGActtataaacatattgaaacaaTTCTTACGAGTGCTGTGTTCGTTGATATCATATTTGAAATGATGGGAGAAGAACTAACTAAGGATTTAATGGAGAAATATGCGCACCACAGGCTATTTTTAAAAGATCATTGTAAAAGACTAAGTGAAGTCGGGGTAACTTTAAAATCAGCTGCTAATATTTTAGCAACTCCTGATggctataaatatatttttacggtggaaaatttattaaagcatTTGCTAACTGAAGTTAACTTGATTTATAATAATTCTATGGTGTCaccaaaaataataagtaaTGATAATTCGAAGtacaaaatgcatttaatagTTGAAAGAATCTTCCAGTTGCCACCCAAGAATATTGATATTTCGGTGGATAGAATGTTATCTCATTGTGATTTTTCTCTAATTggacatatttttttggaagataCAAATAATCTACATATTAGCAAATATAAGAttttagaatataaaatttgcacaaaaattgCCAAAGGAAATATAAGTCCATCTTTTATAAAATCGATGTATGTAACAGCTTCAAGTTCTTTAAAGgggaacaattttttaaaatcgtGCCTTAGAAATGATGTTTTCGGCACTAGTTTGATAGAATTTTTCAtactattttttgaaaacattgaaagagAAGGATATAATATGACAGTAAACTCCCAGCATAATTTAtctgacataatttttttagtgcATTGTGCCCTGTGTTCAAACACGCCTTCTATTTCACAATTGAGTAATACAATACGTACTAACGAAACCGTTgcaaaacttataaaaaaatcattttttatttattattag
- the LOC105233113 gene encoding uncharacterized protein LOC105233113 isoform X4, which yields MLFRTFNFGKDSRKKMDSWLKQTILSDNQDLSTICFKLLSWLDTEFCGTMTYKHIETILTSAVFVDIIFEMMGEELTKDLMEKYAHHRLFLKDHCKRLSEVGVTLKSAANILATPDGYKYIFTVENLLKHLLTEVNLIYNNSMVSPKIISNDNSKYKMHLIVERIFQLPPKNIDISVDRMLSHCDFSLIGHIFLEDTNNLHISKYKILEYKICTKIAKGNISPSFIKSMYVTASSSLKGNNFLKSCLRNDVFGTSLIEFFILFFENIEREGYNMTVNSQHNLSDIIFLVHCALCSNTPSISQLSNTIRTNETVAKLIKKSFFIYY from the coding sequence GAAAAAAATGGATTCCTGGCTTAAACAAACCATATTATCAGACAATCAGGATTTATCAACCATTTGCTTCAAATTGCTCAGCTGGTTGGATACCGAGTTTTGTGGCACAATGActtataaacatattgaaacaaTTCTTACGAGTGCTGTGTTCGTTGATATCATATTTGAAATGATGGGAGAAGAACTAACTAAGGATTTAATGGAGAAATATGCGCACCACAGGCTATTTTTAAAAGATCATTGTAAAAGACTAAGTGAAGTCGGGGTAACTTTAAAATCAGCTGCTAATATTTTAGCAACTCCTGATggctataaatatatttttacggtggaaaatttattaaagcatTTGCTAACTGAAGTTAACTTGATTTATAATAATTCTATGGTGTCaccaaaaataataagtaaTGATAATTCGAAGtacaaaatgcatttaatagTTGAAAGAATCTTCCAGTTGCCACCCAAGAATATTGATATTTCGGTGGATAGAATGTTATCTCATTGTGATTTTTCTCTAATTggacatatttttttggaagataCAAATAATCTACATATTAGCAAATATAAGAttttagaatataaaatttgcacaaaaattgCCAAAGGAAATATAAGTCCATCTTTTATAAAATCGATGTATGTAACAGCTTCAAGTTCTTTAAAGgggaacaattttttaaaatcgtGCCTTAGAAATGATGTTTTCGGCACTAGTTTGATAGAATTTTTCAtactattttttgaaaacattgaaagagAAGGATATAATATGACAGTAAACTCCCAGCATAATTTAtctgacataatttttttagtgcATTGTGCCCTGTGTTCAAACACGCCTTCTATTTCACAATTGAGTAATACAATACGTACTAACGAAACCGTTgcaaaacttataaaaaaatcattttttatttattattag
- the LOC105233113 gene encoding uncharacterized protein LOC105233113 isoform X5: protein MDSWLKQTILSDNQDLSTICFKLLSWLDTEFCGTMTYKHIETILTSAVFVDIIFEMMGEELTKDLMEKYAHHRLFLKDHCKRLSEVGVTLKSAANILATPDGYKYIFTVENLLKHLLTEVNLIYNNSMVSPKIISNDNSKYKMHLIVERIFQLPPKNIDISVDRMLSHCDFSLIGHIFLEDTNNLHISKYKILEYKICTKIAKGNISPSFIKSMYVTASSSLKGNNFLKSCLRNDVFGTSLIEFFILFFENIEREGYNMTVNSQHNLSDIIFLVHCALCSNTPSISQLSNTIRTNETVAKLIKKSFFIYY from the coding sequence ATGGATTCCTGGCTTAAACAAACCATATTATCAGACAATCAGGATTTATCAACCATTTGCTTCAAATTGCTCAGCTGGTTGGATACCGAGTTTTGTGGCACAATGActtataaacatattgaaacaaTTCTTACGAGTGCTGTGTTCGTTGATATCATATTTGAAATGATGGGAGAAGAACTAACTAAGGATTTAATGGAGAAATATGCGCACCACAGGCTATTTTTAAAAGATCATTGTAAAAGACTAAGTGAAGTCGGGGTAACTTTAAAATCAGCTGCTAATATTTTAGCAACTCCTGATggctataaatatatttttacggtggaaaatttattaaagcatTTGCTAACTGAAGTTAACTTGATTTATAATAATTCTATGGTGTCaccaaaaataataagtaaTGATAATTCGAAGtacaaaatgcatttaatagTTGAAAGAATCTTCCAGTTGCCACCCAAGAATATTGATATTTCGGTGGATAGAATGTTATCTCATTGTGATTTTTCTCTAATTggacatatttttttggaagataCAAATAATCTACATATTAGCAAATATAAGAttttagaatataaaatttgcacaaaaattgCCAAAGGAAATATAAGTCCATCTTTTATAAAATCGATGTATGTAACAGCTTCAAGTTCTTTAAAGgggaacaattttttaaaatcgtGCCTTAGAAATGATGTTTTCGGCACTAGTTTGATAGAATTTTTCAtactattttttgaaaacattgaaagagAAGGATATAATATGACAGTAAACTCCCAGCATAATTTAtctgacataatttttttagtgcATTGTGCCCTGTGTTCAAACACGCCTTCTATTTCACAATTGAGTAATACAATACGTACTAACGAAACCGTTgcaaaacttataaaaaaatcattttttatttattattag